Below is a genomic region from Lonsdalea populi.
GTCGGCATGAAGCGAGTGGCGATCTCTTCCGTCACCGGCCGTTTGGATACCATCGAGTGGCCAAAGTCCCCCTGCAGCACATTAGCCAGAAAATGCAAAAACTGCTGCGGCAGCGGTCGATCCAGCCCCAGCTCCTGGCGCACCATCTGCACCACTTCGGCATCCGCATCCTGTCCGGCCACCAGACGAGCGGGATCGCCCGGCAGCAGGTGAACAAACAGAAACACCAGCACCATGACGATGAATAAGGTGGGGATGAGTCCCAGTAAACGTTTGAGAAAATAATTCAGCATTGACGCCTTTCCACATACGCTATTTCGCCGCCCGGCCGATACGCCGGTCGGAAAAGCCGCCGGTCTGAAGCCGGCGGCGCAGGTTGATTACTCAGTCAGGTCGGCGTTATCAAAACTGAACGAGGTGTCCGGCATCATGTAGAAGCCGGTCAGTTTCTTGCTATTGGCTGACACCAGTTTTTCCGTCACCAGGAACGCCCAAGGCGCATCCGCCCAGATCTTGTCTTGTGCGTCGGCGTAGAGTTTTTGCTTCTCGGCGCGATCCGTCGTTTTCAACGCGTTGGTCAGATCGGCGTCCACCGCCGGGTTGCTGTAGAACGCGGTATTAAACTGCGCGGGCGGCCAGGCGGCGGTCGAGAATAGCGGGCTCAGCGCCCAGTCGGCTTCGCCGGTAGAGGCGGACCAGCCGGTATAGAACATCCTCACCCCGCTCTCTTTCACGCCTTTGCCTTCCACTTCCGCGGCGCGCTGTCCGGCGTCCATCGCCGTTACCTGCACCTTGATGCCCACCTGAGCCAACTGCTGCTGGGTGAACTGCAAGACTTTTTGCGCCGTACTGTGGTTATGCGACGACCACAGCGTGGTGGTGAACCCGTTGGGATAACCCGCCTCTTTGAGCAGCTCGCGCGCCTTGGCCGGATCGTAAGGCCACGGCTTATACTGCACCGCATAGTCAATACCGGCAGGCAGCGGACCTTCGGACGGCACTGCATAGCCCGCGAACGCGACCTTAATGAGCGCATCCTTGTTGATAGCGTAATTGACCGCCTGACGGACTTTGGGGTTGTCAAACGGCTTTTGCGTTACGTTGAAACTGATGTAGCGATGCAGGATCGACGGCGACGCCGCCAGCGAGATAGCCTTGTCATTTTCCAGCAGCTTAGCCTGCTCGAACGGGATCGGATAAGCGAACTGCGCCTCGCTGGTTTTCAACAGCGCCGCGCGCGTGTTGTTATCGACGATCGGACGCCAGGTGATGCTGTCCAACTTAGGCAGACCGGCCTGCCAGTAACCGGCGAATTTTTCCACCTTCACAAAGTCGGTCTGATTCCAGGTCACAAAGCGGTAAGGCCCCGTTCCGACCGGGTGGAAGCCGATCTCTTTGCCGTACTGTTTCAACGCCGCCGGTGAGATGATGACCGCCGCCGGATGCGCCAGATTGTTGACGAACGCGGAGAACGGCGTTTTCAACGTAATTTTCACCGTCAGCGGGTCGACCACTTCCGTGCTGGCGATGGACTTGAACAGATTGTAGCGCTTCAGGCGGTTGTCCGGGTTGCTGGCGCGGTCAAAGTTGACTTTTACCGCCTCGGCGTTGAAATCGGTGCCGTCGTGGAATTTCACGCCCGGCCGCAGTTTGATGGTGTACACGGTGCCGTCGGGGCTGGTCTGGTAGCTCTCCGCCAGCACGTTCGTCAGTTTCATGTCCTTATCAAAGCCGAACAGCCCCTGATAGAACGACTTGGCCACCGTCTGAGACAGCGTGTCGTTCGCGTCGTAAGGATCGAGCGTCGTGAAGTTGGAGGCGACGGCGATCACCGCGTCCTTCGCCGCCCATACCGGCGCGGCGGTCGTCGAAGCAACGATGCCCGCGGCCAACAGCCAGCAATGCGTCTTAACTGTTTTCATGTTGTGCATTCTCCTTGTGTTCCCTATCAGTAAGCGCCGGCGATGCGGTGGCGGGCGACGAAGTGCCGCTCTCCCACCTGCACCAGCGGAGCCGTCGCGGGCTCATCGCCCAATGCCCGGATCGGGCTGGGTATTTCATCAACCGGTAGCGCCAGGACCTGATGACGCCGTGAAGGATCGGGGCTGGGCACCGCCGCCATCAGCTTGCGGGTATAGGGGTGCTGCGGGTTTTCGAAAACGTCCCGACGCGTGCCGATCTCGACAATCTGCCCCATATACATCACCGCCACACGGTGGCTAATGCGCTCTACCACGGCCATGTCGTGGGAAATGAACAAAAATGCGGTGCCAAATTCGCGCTGAATATCCAGCATCAAATTGACGATTTGCGCCTGAATGGAGACGTCCAACGCCGAGACGGACTCATCGGCAATCACCACCTTGGGATTGAGCGCCAGCGCCCGAGCGATGCAGATACGCTGTCGCTGGCCGCCGGAAAACTCGTGAGGATAGCGCTGCGCATACTCCGGCAGCAAACCCACGCGCTCCAGCAGCGCGGCGACGCGCTGTTCCGCCTCCGCCCGACCGGCGACCTTGTGCACCAACAGCGGCTCCATGATGGAATACCCCACCGTCTGGCGGGGGTCCAGCGACGCATAAGGGTCCTGAAAGATAAACTGAATGTCCCGTCGCAGATGCTGCAACGTCGCCCCTTTTAGTGAGTTAATGCGCCGGCCATTAAAGGTGATCACGCCGTCCTGACTCTCAACCAGCCGCAACAACGAGCGGCCGGTGGTCGATTTACCGCAGCCGGACTCGCCGACCAGCGCAAGCGTTTCGCCCGGATACAATTCGAAGCTGACGTGCTCTACGGCATGAACCTGACGGGTGATCCGATTCAATAGGCCTGAACGCAGGGGAAAACGCGTCACCAGATTCTCAACCTGTAAGATTGGCGGCGCCTCGGCGGGAATGGTGTCCTGCGGAACAGCGGCGGCATCCTGCGGTTGCCCCGGCAACGCGAAAGGCAGAGGAAACGGGTGTCCGCGCATGGCCCCCAGTCGGGGAACCGCGGCCAGCAAAGCCTGCGTGTAGGGCTCTTGCGGCGCGGAGAACAGCGCATCGACGGCGCCGGACTCGACGCAGACGCCGCGATGCATGACCAGCACCCGATCCGCCATCTCAGCGACCACGCCCATATCATGAGTGATGAAGATCACCCCCATCTCCATCTCGCGCTGTAGTGTACGAATCAACTGTAGAATTTGCGCCTGAATCGTCACATCCAGCGCCGTCGTGGGTTCATCCGCAATCAGTAGCTTCGGACGGCAAGAGAGCGCCATCGCAATCATCACGCGCTGGCGCATGCCGCCGGAGAGCTGATGCGGATAACGCTTCATGACGTTGGCGGCTTCGGGGATCCGCACCCGCTCCAGCATATGCAGCGCTTCGCGTCGGGCGCTGGCAGGATCCAGCCCCTGATGCAGCCGCACCGACTCGGCGATCTGTTCGCCCATGGGAAAGACCGGATTCAGGGATGTCATGGGTTCCTGAAAAATCATCGCCATATCTGCGCCACGGATATGCCGCATTTGGGAGGGGGAAACGTGACGTAGATCGACGACGTCCCCACTGCGACGACGGAACCACAGTTCGCCGCTGGAGAACGCGCCGCCCGCCTGCTCGATGAGGCGCATCAGCGCCAGTGAGGTGACCGATTTGCCGGAGCCGGACTCTCCGACGATCGCCAGCGTTTCGCCGCGATCGACGGTGAAGGATAAGTCTTGAACCGCATCGACCCGGTTCTGATGCTGCATAAAATTAACGCCCAGTCCGCGAACGTCGAGTACACGGTGAGGGGGCAGCGTCTTTGCGCTGCCTGCCCGGGAGGTCGGTAATCGGTTTATCTGAGACGACAGGGTCATGTACGGTGAATCTCCCATAAAACTCGCTTCCCGCCGCTGTCGTTACGGGATCCTCATCGGGTTTCGACTATATTTAGCGCTGGCGTCAATGTAAAGAACAAATCCATCGGCGAGTTGATATAAAGATCTTTTATAACAAAAAGTTACCACACATAATCTCACGCTATAAGGTCGAAAAAACACCCTTATTCACATTTTCAACCTGCGGCGTTGCTCGTGCTCATCCCCCCGCGTTCGACGTTCTCCCCTCAGGCGTTCTCTGACATAATAATGGCATAGGAATCCTGTTCTCGCCTGCGATCTTGCCTGCAGCGGAATCTTTTGTGGAGCATTCATGAGCATATCCGGCCTTCTTTCTCTCAACCAGGCGTTGCAGCAAATGCTGGTGCAGATCGCACCGATCGCGGATACCGAGACGGTATCGATTTATCAGGCTGCTGGCCGCATCGCGGCGGCGCCGCTGACCTCCCCAATTAACGTGCCCCCGTTCGACAACTCCGCGATGGACGGTTACGCCGTGCGCGGCGACGAAGACTTCGGTCGTCCGCTGCCGTTAGCGGGAAAAGCCTTCGCCGGCGCGCCGTTCGAGGACGTCTGGCCCGCTGGCAGCTGTATTCGAATTATGACCGGCGCGCCCCTCCCCGCCGAAGCGATCGCGGTCGTCATGCAGGAGCACACGTCGGCATCCGAAGCGGGCGTTCAGTTTTTACACCCGATTGAGCCGGGGCAGAATATTCGCCGCGCCGGTGAAGATATTCGCGAACAGGAGTCCGTTCTGAATGCGGGGACGCGGCTCGGGACGGCCGAACTGCCGCTATTGGCTTCGCTGGGGATCGCGGAAGTGAACGTCTATCGCCGTTTGCGCGTCGCCGTGTTCTCGACCGGCGATGAGCTACAGCCCGTGGGGGAGCCTTTGCTGCCGGGACAGATTTACGATACCAACCGCTTCGCGGTGTGGTTGATGCTGGAAGCATTGGGTTATGAGGTGGTCGATCTCGGGATCATCCCTGACGATCCGGAGGCGCTGCGCCAGGCTTTTACCGACGCCGATGCCTGCGCGGATGTCGTCATCAGCAGCGGCGGCGTCTCCGTCGGGGAAGCCGACTACACCAAGTCGGTGCTGGATGAGCTAGGCGACATCCATTTCTGGAAGCTGGCGATCAAACCGGGCAAGCCGTTTGCCTTCGGCAAGCTCCCCCACGCCTGGTTTTGCGGTCTGCCGGGGAACCCCGTCTCCGCCGCCGTCACGTTTTATCAACTGGTGCAACCGCTGCTGGCGAAATTGTCCGGCTATACGCAGTGGCGATTGCCCGCCCGTATGCGGGTCAAAACTACGTCCCCGCTGAAAAAAACGCCTGGTCGACTCGATTTTCAGCGCGGCATCTTTTCACGCAATGCGGACGGCGACATCGAGGTGCGCAGCACCGGTCATCAGGGCTCGCATGTATTCAGCTCGTTTAGTCAGGGTAACTGCTTTATCGTGCTCGACGCCGAACGCGGCCCTGTCGCCGCCGGCGAATGGGTAGAGATTGAGCCGTTCAGCCGCCTGCTGGAGGACCTATAATGGCGACGCTGACGGATGCCGAGGCGCTGCGCTATAACCGGCAGATTGTCCTGCGCGGCTTTGACTTCGACGGCCAGGAGGCGCTGAAAGACGCACGCGTGCTCGTCGTCGGTCTCGGGGGATTGGGCTGCGCCGCCGCGCAGTATTTGGCCGCGGCGGGCGTGGGTCACCTCACCTTGCTGGATTTCGATACTGTCTCGCTCTCGAACCTGCAACGGCAAATTCTGCATCGCGACAAGCGCATCGGCATGGCGAAAGTCGATTCCGCCGCCGTCGAGCTGCGAAACATCAACCCGCATATCACGGTGGAGCCGCTGGAAGCCCAGTTAGATGACCTCGCGCTACAGGAGCGCATCGCCGCGCATGACGTCGTCGTTGACTGCGCCGACAATCTGACCACCCGCAACCAGCTGAACAAGATCTGCTTCGAGCTGAAAAAGCCGCTCGTCTCCGGCGCGGCCATTCGTATGGAAGGACAGCTCGCCGTCTTTACCTACCAGCCGGATACGCCTTGCTATCACTGTCTCAGCCGGTTATTCGACGATAGCGCGCCGACCTGCGTGGAAAGCGGCGTCATGGCCCCGCTGGTCGGCATCATAGGTTCTCTGCAGGCAATGGAAACCCTGAAGCTGCTGACCCATTTCGGCGCCGTCAACGCCGGAAAGTTGCTGATGGTGGATGCCATGACGGTGCAGTTCCGCGAGCTGGCCCTGCCCAAAGATCCGGCCTGCGAAGTCTGTGGCAGTCAGCTTTCTTCATCCTCCGCTGATTCGTAAAATTTCGCCGTCGGCGCCCTCACAAGCCGCGCACATCTTCTATCATTAGTCAGGTATCTATCCCACGGCCGCTGACCGGCGTTGAAGCCGGGATTCAGCGGCGCCAGAGAGACTAAGGGAACTCGTCCCTTGCAAAAAGAGGATTTACCTATGAGTAACGCATTTCTCGAGGCCATCAAGGCCCGCCGTTCCATATATGCTCTCGGCCCCACGCTGCCCCTGTCGGAAGATCAGGTCACGCACATCGTCATAGACGCCGTCAAACTTAGCCCATCCGCTTTCAACTCGCAGACTTCCCGGGTCGTGATTCTGTTTGGCGAGCAGCATCGCAAGGTATGGGACATCACCCGGCGACAGCTGCAAAATATCGTGCCTGCCGAATCCTTTGAGCCAACCGATAAAAAACTGGCCTCGTTCGCCGCAGGCGCCGGAACGGTGCTGTTCTTCGAAGACACCGAGGTGGTGAAAGAGTTGCAGAAGAAGTTCGCCACCTACGCGGACAATTTCCCGGTCTGGTCGGAACACTCGACCGGCATCGCGCAATTTGCCGTGTGGTCGGCGCTGGCGCAGGAAAACATCGGCGCATCGCTGCAACACTACAACCCGCTAATCGATGACGATATCAACGCCGCCTGGTCCCTGCCGGCAAGCTGGAAGCTGCGAGCCGAGATGCCGTTCGGCGCTATTGAACAGCCTGCGGGCGACAAAACCTTTATCCCGGATGACCATCGTTTCCGTATCTTTAAATAACGGATCTGCGCGTCGCGGGCGTTCAGATCCGCGACCCTCCTCAACGTCTGCCTCCGCCGTCTTGTACCGTGCCCTGCCGTATCGCCGACAATTCCGTGACCAAAAACCTGCCGATTGTGTTGTCCCTGAGGGGGGACTAGTATCAATGAGTTCCTTTCCGAACACCCGGCGTATATGAAGCCTGTGGGCGTTCTGATTTCCCGTTGACTGAAACAGAGAGGCAAGCGCATGAGTAAAATCGCTGTGGTTTATTTTTCCGGCTATGGTCACACCAAGCAAGTTGCGGAAGTGGTGGCGGAGAGCGCCGGGGCGACATTGATCCCCATCGACAACAACGGGGACATTGAAGAGGCGGACTGGCAGACGCTGGCTAATGCCGACGGCATTATTTTCGGCTCCCCCACTTACATGGGGTCAGTCGCCTGGCAGTTTAAGAAATTTGCGGATGCGTCGTCCAAAGTCTGGGCCGAACGCGGCTGGCAGGACAAAGTGTTCGGCGGCATCACCAACAGCGCCAGCCTGAACGGCGACAAGCAGGTCACCCTCATCTATCTGCAAACGCTGGCCGCGCAGCACGGCGGCATTTGGGTCAGCCTGGGACTGCTGCCCGCCAATACGCAGGCATCGACGCGAAGCGACGTCAACAACCTCGGCGGCTCTGTCGGCGTACTGGTGCAATCCCCTGCGGACGCGGGCGCGGACGCCATCCCGACGGGCGATTTGGAAACCGCCAAACTGTATGGCGCCCGAGTCGCGGACATCACCCGCCGCCTGCGCGGCTAGTCAACGCCCGTACGTCGCCTTTAATACCCACAGGGACTCCCGCTCGGCGGCAGTCCTGTTTTTTTATATGCGTCACTTCAAGGCCGCCGGCGTCGGTCCCGCGCCGGGATCCGGGGCGAAAACCCGCACTGCGCTTCGGCGAATGCGGAATCTCGCGGGCGTGGTGCCGACAATCTCGCCGTCGGCGTTGATATCGTGAGGACGCGACGTCTGTAGCGTCAGCGCCGTCGTCGAAAAGGCCCGGACTTTACGCCAGCGTCCGTGGGTACCGCGACGCAGGAACGGGATCAGCGCAATCATCTCCCACCAGTGGTCGATTTCGAGACTATACACATCGAACAGGCCATCATCCGGTTTCGCGCTCTGCTCCACCGTCATCCCACCGCCGTAAAAACGCCCGTTGCCGACGGACACCTGCACGGTTTTGACCCGTTCGCGCTGGCCGTCGTGATCGATCTCCACGGTAAACGGCCGACTCTGCTTCAGCAGCCGGATGGCCGCCAGCGCATAGCCGACCGTACCCCAGCGTTTTTTCGATTTGGCCGACAACCCGCGCGCCATCGCGGCGGAGAAGCCGATGCTCGAGACATTGAAGAAAGGGTGGCCGTTGACCTCGCCCAAATCGATAGCGCGCACCGCACCGCGGGCGATGACTTCGACAGCCTGCTTAATATCACGGGGAATGCCCAGCGTTCTCGCCAGATCGTTCGCCGTTCCCAGCGGCAGAATGCCGAGCGGCAAACCGGTCTCCATCAACGCGTTCGCCGTGGAGTTCAGGGTTCCGTCCCCGCCGCCGACGATCACCATATCCACATGACCTGCGTGCGTGCGGATGACATCCCGATAACGGCTGTGCTTGTCCATTTTCGGAATCACGGGTTCGATGTGCTTATCGCGCAGCCATTGGGCAACGGCCTCGATCGAGGTATCGCCATTGCGGGCCTTTCGATTGACTAACAGTAGCGCACGGAAGCGGTAGGTCTCCGACATCTCTTGGGTATTCACCATAAGGCCTCTCTGACCCAGCACGGGAGAAAAACTCGCAAAGTTAACCACAGTAAAAATCGTCGGTACAGACTTTAGACCGCCGTTGAAGTGATAATAGACAAAACATTACATTCACTGCCGCGGCAGCGACTCGGTAGACGAACAAGCGCGTGCTCGCTCCGAGGAAAAACGTCGAAGCAATCGGGAAAATCGTGACGAAGACGGTAATGATCCTTATCACCTCACGGGGAGTCTCCGTACCCGCCTGCAATAAAAGCGAACGGTGGCGCCATTAGCGCCACGCTCTGTGAATCACAATGAAGTTAACGGTGCTGGTATTCAGGCATCCGATTTGGTCTGAACCCAGAAAGCATGGATCAGGCCTGGAATATACCCCAGCAGCGTCAGAATAATATTAATGATGAAAGCCCAACCCAGCCCTTTGCCTAACAGCACGCCCAGCGGGGGTAAAATAATCGTAAAAATAATTCTCCAGAATCCCATACATTTTCTCCATGAGAAGATAGCCAAGGTAACCATAGTCGCACGGCGTTAATATGCCAAATATCGGTATATCGAAGGCCGGTTTATTCGGACACCCTTCGACCCAATCCCTCTTTGGGATAGTTAACGGGTCACTCTAAACGTGGGCAACGGTCGAAATCCTCACGCACTTCGCCTGTGTCCCGATTCGTGTGCGCCGCCCGTCGTCAAACTGACGTCGCCGCCAGCACCAACCAGGTCAGGCTCTTAAACAGATATGGAGGTAAAAGACAAAAAACCAATCATGCTGATAGATCTCACCTCAAAATCATCATTTTCTCTAAATATTACCCATTGTTATTAACAAAAAAAACTAATCAGAAACAGTTGATAGTGGTGTATATATCTTAACAATTTTAGGAGGATGAATGGGCCGCCAACCTTCTCAGCCACCCCGGCGCTTGACCTCACCAGCGCCTAGCTACAGGGCCGGGACGCGCGATTTTATCTTTTCGGCCTTCTCTAGGCGATCCAGCTTCATCTCCATGATCCCCCCGTGTGCAACCTCCATGAGATGCTCGGGAGCAACATTTTTGTTGGCAAAAACGCACAAAAAGACAGCCCTACGTGGCTGCCTTTCGCTTTGATTTTGGCCTCACAGGCCCTGATGCTTTTCTCTTTCATTGCTGCTCGCACGCTTTCCCCTTCGGGGATAATGGCTATTGGCTTTGCCTACCATCGCACCCGCTTTACGAAAGCGCGCGAGCAGAGGGGACAGACGCGGAGTAAGAGCTTTTACTCTCGCCCGCACGTCTTAGGCATGTGCGGAATATTTGAGGTGAGTCTTGACGCCCCACAGTCCGCCCAGCACGCTGACAACCGCGCCGATCAGCAGCGCAAAGAAAGACCACAGCGCGGCTTTAGCCATCATGCTGGCCGCCTGCGCAGCCTTGTCCGCCGCTTCCTGTTTGAATTCGGCGTACTGCTGTTTGGCCTGATTGATCTGGTCCTGCGCCTGACTCAGACGTTTGTCCACTTCCTGCGCCGCTTTATCGCGAGCCTGAATCATGTTGTCGATGGTTTTATCCACTTCTTGCGGCGTCATCGAGGTATTTTCCGTCAGCACTTTTTTCAGGTCGTCACGGTCGATGCCCTTGGAAATGGCGTCTGCGCGCGCTTTCAGTTTATCCGTCAGCCCCTGAATCACCGCGTCGCTGTTGTTCGGTGCGGTCGCCAGCTGTTTCACAGCCTGAGTGATATCGCCTTTGGCTTCCACCATCTGCTGCTTCAGATAATCCGGCTGCAGCGTCGGGATGTTGGATTTTTTCAGCGCGGCGGCAACGTCGTCCTGCACTTTATCGCTCTGTACGTCCGTATTAATGGTGAACTGGTCGAAGGCAGATTTACCCATCTCGCCCAAACCTGACGCGCCTTTGCCCAGCATATCGCCCGCGCCGGAAATGACCGAGCCGGAAGCAGAGGCGATAGAGCCCAGCATGTTCCCTGCCGTGCTCACGGCGGACCCAACCAGCATCGCGCCCAGAATCGCCGCCACAATCAGTGAGGTAGCCCAAACCAGAAAACCGTGGATCATACCGTCGTTACCCGCCAGTCGACCGGCGACGAAGGCCCCGGCCAGCAGGCTGATGACGATAGAAACCGCGGTCCACAGGCCAAAGGCCATACCGGCGCCATGAGTAGGATTTTCGGCGTTGGGATCGACAATCGCGAATCCCATACTGGTGCTTAAGGTCGACAACAGCATGGAAACGGCGAGCACCGTGACCACACCACCGATAATGCTACCCCATGATATTGTCTTGAACGGTCTGATTTCATTGGTGACGTCCATCATTACTCCTTAGATTTTATGATACGTAAGATTACAATTTCTAATGAGTATAGACATAGAATCGCTCATCAAGTCTTGATATGTTTAACAAAAATAAACGTTCACGCATTGCGCGACACAGACCGGGAAACAGGTTTTTTTCCACAGGGCACAGCAGAGCAAGGAATAGACTGGAGCAACGACGGCGTAATAGAGACGCGTAAAGCGTATAGTCACCAGGAAGTTGAAAGAAACAGCAGTGCAAGGTTCATGGTTTTCATCTCACACGCCGCCCTATTTATCAATAGGGGTAAAGAAGGGCTCATACTCTATCGCTAAGTGACCCGAGGCATTCGATAAATATCGATTAATAAAACGAGTGATTATCGCCATAAAAGGATTGCATTCACATGGAAAAGTTAACGGCTCCGCTCTATTCAAACATGCTCAATAATCCGAGAGATTTCGAGCTAATAGCGGTTATGGAATTATTGAGTTTCGAAGATATCTCTTTTACATCAATTAATTATTATTTATCCGCTATATTTCTCTCTGATGAGCCGACGCCGTCGATGTTGAGGTCATCCATAGGTAACCGGCGTTTACTTATTAATTATCAGGGACCTATGGATGACCTTGAACCTCATGATGTCGTTTTGTTCTTTCCTCATAAAATTCAGTCAGTAGCCATCACTTCCAGCGACAAGACTCATAGAATAAATGAGTTCACGCGCAACGATATTCACGTATTAATCATTGAGCGTATTATTTCATCCCAAATAAAAATCGAGGCAAATGCCATCGATAGAAATAGGGAGTCGCATTATCCCTCCGTGAAATTGGTTATAAAAGTTGCCTGACTATTTCGGATAACTGGAAACCAGGTGCGCTCAATCACGTTAAAGAAGTCATTAATCGTTACAAGCACACCTGCTGTTCTAAATATCATGAGTGAGGAATATGCTATGAACACGACATTACATCTTATTTGGGGACCAGCGAGTACAGGGAAGACCGCGAAGTCGGTGGCCTTAGCGGAACGCAACGGCGCACCGGTGTTGGTCCTGGACCGTATACAATGTTGCCCTGATGTGGCGATAGGCAGCGGACGCCCGTCTGAACAAGAACTGCGCGGTACAAAGCGCGTTTATCTGAACTCACGGCCGATTGCACAAGGCATCATCTCCGCGCAGCAGGCCGTTGAGCGGCTGCATCAACTGATTGACCATTATTCCGCGATATATCCGCTTATCATTCTTGAGGGACGGTCGGTTTCCATATTGCAGGAAATGGTAAAACACCGAACCTGGGGCCAGCAATATGCCTGGTCTTTCGAACCCGTTCCCATGCCTTCCACCGAACATTTTCTGAAACGCGCCACCCAACGCGTATGGGAGATGTTTTACCCCGGCGACGGGCTGAAGTCGTTGCTGGATGAGATGGTGCAGATATGGGCGTATCCCGAGTACAGGTACACGCTCGCGGATATTGACGGCTATCGATGCATCATTAGCTATATGCATCAGCGGCGGCGACACGTAGATGAAATCCTCCACATGAGCCTTGATGAACACAAACAATTGGCGGAAGAAATCGCCCGGGAGTATTGGCAACATGCCCTATGGCAGCAAGAGAATTTTCCTGCTATTCCCCATACCTGGTGCCAGCCCCCGCGACGGTTGACCCAGAGTGATTGAGATTTCCCCGTCGGCCGTGCACGGCACTCGCCAGACCCGGTTATTTTATGCTTTTTCCGATGCGCCGATCTGATTCAACCGCGTCGAATACGCTACAAATAATAATTGAGATGTTTCCCAGCCAGCATTCCTGCCAGCCTTTGCTACGCTTACAGGGACATTTAGCCATTAGTTAAGGAGCTGGTATGTTCGGAAAAGCAGAAGATAAAGTAAACGAAGCGGCTGGCGCTGCTCAGGAAGCTGTCGGCGAGGCCACTGACTCACACGAGCATCAGTTCAAAGGGGCGGCTAAGAAGTATGCCTCTCAGGC
It encodes:
- a CDS encoding CAP-Gly protein, with the protein product MMDVTNEIRPFKTISWGSIIGGVVTVLAVSMLLSTLSTSMGFAIVDPNAENPTHGAGMAFGLWTAVSIVISLLAGAFVAGRLAGNDGMIHGFLVWATSLIVAAILGAMLVGSAVSTAGNMLGSIASASGSVISGAGDMLGKGASGLGEMGKSAFDQFTINTDVQSDKVQDDVAAALKKSNIPTLQPDYLKQQMVEAKGDITQAVKQLATAPNNSDAVIQGLTDKLKARADAISKGIDRDDLKKVLTENTSMTPQEVDKTIDNMIQARDKAAQEVDKRLSQAQDQINQAKQQYAEFKQEAADKAAQAASMMAKAALWSFFALLIGAVVSVLGGLWGVKTHLKYSAHA
- a CDS encoding DUF883 family protein; amino-acid sequence: MFGKAEDKVNEAAGAAQEAVGEATDSHEHQFKGAAKKYASQASYAARDAADVVKSQVKSNPMAGVAIAAATGIVLGFLLGRK
- a CDS encoding isopentenyl transferase family protein, whose product is MNTTLHLIWGPASTGKTAKSVALAERNGAPVLVLDRIQCCPDVAIGSGRPSEQELRGTKRVYLNSRPIAQGIISAQQAVERLHQLIDHYSAIYPLIILEGRSVSILQEMVKHRTWGQQYAWSFEPVPMPSTEHFLKRATQRVWEMFYPGDGLKSLLDEMVQIWAYPEYRYTLADIDGYRCIISYMHQRRRHVDEILHMSLDEHKQLAEEIAREYWQHALWQQENFPAIPHTWCQPPRRLTQSD